The stretch of DNA CCCACGCCCAccaccgccgacgccaccgacccCACGAACACCGCCCGCCCCGGCGTCTCCTCCATCGCCCCCCACCGGCGCTCCCCCGCCGACAGCAGCGCCAGCACCTCCACCTGCGCATCCACCGCGCCGCTGTTCACCCACACCATGTACAGCTTCCGCACCAGCAGGAGCTCCCCGCCGCTCTCCACCAGGTACACCCGCCAGCACCCGCCCAGCCACGCGCCCCCCACCGGCTGCTCCTCCGCTTCCCGCAGCAccgacaccgccgccgcgcgcgcgcgcaggtcGCCACGGAACGCCAGCACCGCGCCGTCGTAGCCCAGCGCGCACAGCCGCCCCCTCCAGAAGGCCATGTCCCTGAAGCCCCCGTGCTGGGCTCCCTCCTCCACGCCGACGGTCGTCCAGGCGCCGGACACGGCCGGCTGGAGCAGCGCGATCGTGCCCGCCCGGCCTAGCGCGGCCGCGACCCAGCCCGGGGAGGTGGGCGGCCCGGAGAGGATCACCTTGGACACCGGGAACACCGGAGGCGGGGGCACGGCGACGGATCGGCCCGAGACGAGGTTGCAGAGGACGAGCGAACGGTCGGCGTCCAGAGCCATGGCGAGCCAGCCGCCGGTGTGGCCGCAGCAGCGTCGGGTGCTGACGCTCGCGGGAAGCGCGAACGGTAGGACCttgcggtggtggaggctgaACAAGGCCAGCCCGCCGGCGGCACCCGGgcgacggaggaggaggcgcggggccTCGAACGGGAGGTCGGGGGGGGACGCCGCCCGCACGCACGCGCGCCACGAGGCGCAGACGAGGCGGACGGCGACGCGGTCGAGCGGAACG from Panicum virgatum strain AP13 chromosome 9K, P.virgatum_v5, whole genome shotgun sequence encodes:
- the LOC120649045 gene encoding uncharacterized protein LOC120649045 translates to MASPSQRRRPCVQHQSAWPDLPPELLERIVAVLVPLDRVAVRLVCASWRACVRAASPPDLPFEAPRLLLRRPGAAGGLALFSLHHRKVLPFALPASVSTRRCCGHTGGWLAMALDADRSLVLCNLVSGRSVAVPPPPVFPVSKVILSGPPTSPGWVAAALGRAGTIALLQPAVSGAWTTVGVEEGAQHGGFRDMAFWRGRLCALGYDGAVLAFRGDLRARAAAVSVLREAEEQPVGGAWLGGCWRVYLVESGGELLLVRKLYMVWVNSGAVDAQVEVLALLSAGERRWGAMEETPGRAVFVGSVASAVVGVGLDPPAGLRESCVYLARREVEMLAPHAICEYSLPDQEMRGVPIAGGHCADVEPVWITPVV